One genomic region from Lineus longissimus chromosome 6, tnLinLong1.2, whole genome shotgun sequence encodes:
- the LOC135489287 gene encoding glycerol-3-phosphate acyltransferase 4-like isoform X2 produces MSALSIIIPIISIFLTPFALIVLGTIILASLGKSLGIRQRYVKILLKIFEWGQRRIRRYELETYGLADVSEEDEVFDQPVHLHGDEGIHVIQREIQMSASKGMVIPHVRSLESMNRDFELSDAMDFCKSGIEAIIEDEVTKRFSAAELTSWNLLTRTNEHKFFSLRLTILWWTGFFFRYMFLLPFRFILAFIGICGLIFGTAVVGYIPNGKLKQAMNNYVNLVSFRIIARALSAVVRFHNRERKARGGGICVANHTSPIDVVMLATDNCYAMVGQAQGGFLGIVERALNRATAHVWFERSEVKDRLAVARRLKEHIEDPDKLPILIFPEGTCINNTSVMMFKKGSFEVGGTIYPVAIKYDSKFADVFWNSSKHSMVQHILMLMSSWAIVCDVWYLPPEEKKDDENAIQFANRIKRQIAQQGGLVDLEWDGQLKRMSPKESMKENTRQEYSKLIKSN; encoded by the exons ATGTCGGCGTTGTCGATTATCATCCCGATTATTTCGATATTTCTCACTCCTTTCGCTCTTATAGTGTTGGGAACAATAATTCTAGCATCTTTAGGGAAATCTCTAGGCATTCGACAGAGATATGTTAAAATCCTTTTGAAGATATTCGAG TGGGGGCAGAGGAGAATTCGTCGTTATGAGCTTGAGACATATGGACTAGCGGATGTGTCAGAAGAGGATGAAGTGTTTGACCAACCCGTCCATTTGCATGGAGACGAAG GCATCCATGTTATCCAAAGGGAGATTCAGATGTCGGCTTCCAAAGGGATGGTGATACCTCACGTCAGATCCTTAGAGAGTATGAACAGAGACTTCGAGCTGTCCGATGCAATGGACTTCTGTAAAAGTGGAATTGAG GCGATTATTGAAGATGAAGTAACCAAGAGATTTTCTGCTGCTGAGCTGACGTCATGGAACCTGCTGACTCGAACTAACGAACATAAGTTTTTCAG TCTGCGTCTGACAATACTCTGGTGGACAGGATTTTTCTTTCGTTACATGTTCCTGCTTCCATTCAG ATTTATCCTAGCTTTTATTGGCATCTGTGGGCTGATATTTGGTACTGCTGTAGTGGGTTATATACCTAATGGAAA ATTAAAGCAAGCCATGAATAACTACGTCAACTTAGTCAGTTTTCGTATCATCGCCCGTGCGTTGTCTGCTGTCGTCCGATTCCACAACCGCGAGCGGAAAGCTCGTGGAGGAGGAATATGCGTCGCCAATCATACCTCACCAATAGACGTTGTTATGTTAGCCACCGATAATTGCTATGCTATG GTTGGCCAGGCACAAGGTGGCTTCCTGGGCATCGTAGAGAGAGCACTAAACCGGGCTACAGCCCATGTATGGTTTgagaggtcagaggtcaaggatAGGCTGGCTGTTGCCAGAAG GCTGAAGGAGCATATTGAAGACCCAGACAAATTACCAATACTTATATTTCCAGAAG GTACTTGTATTAACAACACATCTGTGATGATGTTTAAAAAAGGCAGTTTCGAAGTAGGAGGTACAATATATCCAGTTGCCATAAAG TACGATTCCAAATTTGCTGATGTCTTTTGGAATTCGAGTAAACATAGTATGGTGCAGCATATCCTGATGTTAATGTCGAGTTGGGCAATCGTATGTGATGTGTGGTACCTACCTCCAGAAGAGAAAAAG GATGACGAGAATGCGATTCAGTTTGCCAACAGAATCAAGCGACAAATTGCTCAACAGGGTGGCTTAGTTGACTTGGAATG GGATGGGCAGCTGAAACGAATGTCACCAAAGGAATCCATGAAGGAGAACACACGGCAAGAGTATAGCAAACTGataaaatccaattag
- the LOC135489287 gene encoding glycerol-3-phosphate acyltransferase 4-like isoform X1, with the protein MSALSIIIPIISIFLTPFALIVLGTIILASLGKSLGIRQRYVKILLKIFEWGQRRIRRYELETYGLADVSEEDEVFDQPVHLHGDEGSRKKSIHVIQREIQMSASKGMVIPHVRSLESMNRDFELSDAMDFCKSGIEAIIEDEVTKRFSAAELTSWNLLTRTNEHKFFSLRLTILWWTGFFFRYMFLLPFRFILAFIGICGLIFGTAVVGYIPNGKLKQAMNNYVNLVSFRIIARALSAVVRFHNRERKARGGGICVANHTSPIDVVMLATDNCYAMVGQAQGGFLGIVERALNRATAHVWFERSEVKDRLAVARRLKEHIEDPDKLPILIFPEGTCINNTSVMMFKKGSFEVGGTIYPVAIKYDSKFADVFWNSSKHSMVQHILMLMSSWAIVCDVWYLPPEEKKDDENAIQFANRIKRQIAQQGGLVDLEWDGQLKRMSPKESMKENTRQEYSKLIKSN; encoded by the exons ATGTCGGCGTTGTCGATTATCATCCCGATTATTTCGATATTTCTCACTCCTTTCGCTCTTATAGTGTTGGGAACAATAATTCTAGCATCTTTAGGGAAATCTCTAGGCATTCGACAGAGATATGTTAAAATCCTTTTGAAGATATTCGAG TGGGGGCAGAGGAGAATTCGTCGTTATGAGCTTGAGACATATGGACTAGCGGATGTGTCAGAAGAGGATGAAGTGTTTGACCAACCCGTCCATTTGCATGGAGACGAAGGTAGTAGGAAGAAAA GCATCCATGTTATCCAAAGGGAGATTCAGATGTCGGCTTCCAAAGGGATGGTGATACCTCACGTCAGATCCTTAGAGAGTATGAACAGAGACTTCGAGCTGTCCGATGCAATGGACTTCTGTAAAAGTGGAATTGAG GCGATTATTGAAGATGAAGTAACCAAGAGATTTTCTGCTGCTGAGCTGACGTCATGGAACCTGCTGACTCGAACTAACGAACATAAGTTTTTCAG TCTGCGTCTGACAATACTCTGGTGGACAGGATTTTTCTTTCGTTACATGTTCCTGCTTCCATTCAG ATTTATCCTAGCTTTTATTGGCATCTGTGGGCTGATATTTGGTACTGCTGTAGTGGGTTATATACCTAATGGAAA ATTAAAGCAAGCCATGAATAACTACGTCAACTTAGTCAGTTTTCGTATCATCGCCCGTGCGTTGTCTGCTGTCGTCCGATTCCACAACCGCGAGCGGAAAGCTCGTGGAGGAGGAATATGCGTCGCCAATCATACCTCACCAATAGACGTTGTTATGTTAGCCACCGATAATTGCTATGCTATG GTTGGCCAGGCACAAGGTGGCTTCCTGGGCATCGTAGAGAGAGCACTAAACCGGGCTACAGCCCATGTATGGTTTgagaggtcagaggtcaaggatAGGCTGGCTGTTGCCAGAAG GCTGAAGGAGCATATTGAAGACCCAGACAAATTACCAATACTTATATTTCCAGAAG GTACTTGTATTAACAACACATCTGTGATGATGTTTAAAAAAGGCAGTTTCGAAGTAGGAGGTACAATATATCCAGTTGCCATAAAG TACGATTCCAAATTTGCTGATGTCTTTTGGAATTCGAGTAAACATAGTATGGTGCAGCATATCCTGATGTTAATGTCGAGTTGGGCAATCGTATGTGATGTGTGGTACCTACCTCCAGAAGAGAAAAAG GATGACGAGAATGCGATTCAGTTTGCCAACAGAATCAAGCGACAAATTGCTCAACAGGGTGGCTTAGTTGACTTGGAATG GGATGGGCAGCTGAAACGAATGTCACCAAAGGAATCCATGAAGGAGAACACACGGCAAGAGTATAGCAAACTGataaaatccaattag
- the LOC135489546 gene encoding uncharacterized protein C6orf163 homolog has translation MSTEVSPEPLAPLKHVPSQKEAFRTEDGYNMTLMQRGNTLDTLPTVASPRLPLLNAMSCGPPAFTRYHGVPRRYEETKPVMVQNFTHKKILDIGYSIHQRSQGQLEREKEQAVQEAEERLWEHAEKVKYETLDKLREKLSVEHEKAVKKLKKEHEKAIKEEALRVESIMQQLAIEQVKEERAAGEKRLTAAVKATEERCHQELLTAVAAARAEEKDMAAKEAARKAKEFKDKFDCAMANAAQEKERALVTLAEEKDWERQEAITRTRQFEQKQAAQRLAEVTASFEGRIKVIKHKLSRKQDEIYALQGELTRVTDLRMTAELELYETRAAFQKYINYVNSFIPGQADYQMPPSKVDFTTLILQLEAAATAESAARAAADELEAERTQNIAETSNAN, from the exons ATGTCTACAGAGGTTAGTCCAGAGCCCCTTGCCCCTCTGAAACATGTACCAAGTCAAAAAGAGGCCTTCCGCACTGAAGATGGTTACAACATGACATTAATGCAGAGAGGCAATACTCTGGACACATTGCCAACTGTTGCATCTCCCCGCCTTCCCCTCCTAAATGCAATGTCTTGTGGTCCTCCTGCCTTCACCAGATACCATGGAGTGCCTCGGAGATATGAAGAAACAAAACCAGTCATGGTCCAAAACTTCACACACAAAAAGATATTAG ATATTGGTTATAGCATCCATCAAAGATCTCAGGGTCAGTTGGAGCGAGAGAAGGAACAAGCCGTCCAGGAAGCAGAGGAAAGATTATGGGAGCATGCAGAAAAAGTCAAATACGAAACTCTGGacaagttgcgtgaaaaattaaGTGTTGAGCATGAGAAAGCTGTGAAGAAGTTAAAGAAAGAGCATGAAAAAGCTATCAAG GAGGAGGCCCTCAGAGTGGAAAGTATCATGCAACAGTTGGCAATTGAACAGGTGAAGGAGGAGAGAGCGGCCGGAGAGAAGAGGCTGACAGCTGCTGTCAAGGCCACTGAGGAACGTTGTCACCAGGAGCTGCTGACAGCTGTGGCTGCAGCAAGGGCGGAGGAGAAAGATATGGCAGCCAAAGAAGCAGCAAGAAAGGCCAA GGAATTTAAAGACAAATTTGATTGTGCAATGGCAAATGCTGCGCAGGAAAAAGAGAGGGCTTTGGTCACGCTCGCAGAAGAGAAGGATTGGGAGCGGCAGGAAGCAATCACAAGGACCCGACAGTTCGAACAGAAACAGGCAGCGCAGCGCCTCGCAGAAGTCACGGCATCATTTGAAGGTCGCATCAAAGTCATCAAACACAAACTGTCACGAAAACAGGATGAAATTTATGCATTGCAAGGAGAGTTAACGAGAGTTACGGATTTAAGAATGACAGCCGAGTTAGAACTTTATGAGACACGTGCAGCCTTCCAGAAGTACATAAACTACGTGAACAGCTTTATACCAGGACAAGCAGACTACCAAATGCCTCCCTCTAAAGTTGACTTTACTACATTAATACTGCAATTGGAGGCTGCCGCAACAGCGGAGTCTGCAGCTAGAGCAGCAGCAGATGAGCTGGAGGCTGAACGTACTCAGAATATCGCAGAGACTTCCAATGCTAACTAA
- the LOC135489135 gene encoding serine/arginine repetitive matrix protein 2-like isoform X1: protein MTESWPGSLGHMGVLSTFKEEPSDKESHDEMMDIIKEAYAMEGGQIGIGEDFFGDIKKPQQDKQKPFGYSEDDIMETWLQSNNDFHHTFPTQLHPFTHILPVDDKEHIKTHDVSSVSKEEMRILTSDSITDARNESAMNFLLNSCVEVGDNDAGNFEGIQASDMCSLLEQFETVSAQLNDESTNVTPSVSENVTPVVSANVSPSVSANVTPCVSACVTPAISAPPSPMVEAVDAEENIIVNVVDITSDSADEVRPSEPETRKVPTLTIKQEPNLTVIKEKPRPTRLTKDQYLARMRNSPKRDPMPTLPKKDSKLSLIKHENTPTASPACTPPSTPPPEVIEKIKLSNKRKSAILLPMGMPSKRGRGQAMSMPVHCTTPKMQKLVKQNYGTPMKQSLPQQSSSALQKKCEQASETLVGLDHDYCFMSKSGENSQVNSVLSASNHVKTENDDTNSHASDVNESHGNINLDISLDSGSVLKSLLISGNKENTQKALEEAAEQIALKEQSLQNTNECVDAVQVNVDEIENFEMTETKAVQSTQTRNTFKGKEHRNYRRKDNVQEDKTFDKLPGYFTTLSRPVKSLRPDILEVSATTEQQTIERDISPERQNNSGFSKLPAYHNCFTNSTKYDRGAYMLSASEEEAIRDAVLGQRRRTNRRSRSSYSSRSASSSSSSGHSRSPSRSRSPSRSRSRSISRTRCRSRSGSRYGSRQGSKYGSRHGSRSRQGSRYGSRSRNGSRSRHGSRSRNGSRSHSRAQSRSRMNRKPYNSRKYSNKHPRSRSRSWSRSRSRSRSYSRSRSRSLSSERGPCHRRRRSRSPSYELYRDDDKSQQIEERRIIYVGNIPAEYTRVDLEKRFERFGEIEDISVHFREHGDNYGFVTFAYTCDAYAAKENGNKIPGVLKFDLCFGGRRQFCKSDYADLDGNIEIEEEYNVQPKKTESMDFDMLLKMAKQKLKR from the exons ATGACAGAATCCTGGCCTGGAAGTCTAGGGCACATGGGCGTCCTATCAACATTCAAG GAGGAGCCCAGTGACAAGGAGTCTCATGATGAGATGATGGATATTATCAAAGAGGCGTACGCGATGGAAGGCGGACAGATTGGCATTGGCGAAGATTTCTTTGGCGACATTAAAAAG CCCCAGCAGGACAAGCAGAAG ccgTTTGGATATAGTGAGGACGACATCATGGAAACATGGCTCCAAAGCAACAACGACTTCCACCACACGTTCCCAACTCAACTGCACCCGTTCACTCACATCTTACCCGTTGACGACAAGGAACACATAAAGACACATGATGTCAGCAGCGTGTCGAAGGAAGAAATGCGCATTCTGACCTCGGACTCGATCACCGATGCCCGTAATGAAAGTGCTATGAACTTCTTGCTGAACAGTTGTGTTGAAGTCGGAGATAATGATGCTGGTAATTTTGAAG GTATCCAAGCTTCAGATATGTGCAGTTTACTCGAGCAATTTGAGACCGTCTCCGCACAGCTTAACGATGAAAGTACCAACGTCACACCGTCTGTATCGGAGAATGTCACACCAGTTGTCTCAGCCAATGTCTCTCCGTCTGTCTCGGCAAATGTCACCCCGTGCGTGTCAGCTTGTGTTACACCAGCGATATCTGCTCCGCCGTCGCCAATGGTGGAAGCTGTGGATGCTGAGGAAAACATCATTGTCAATGTTGTTGACATTACCTCAGATTCTGCAGATGAGGTTCGACCAAG TGAACCTGAAACCAGAAAGGTACCTACGCTGACAATCAAACAAGAACCGAATCTGACAGTGATAAAGGAAAAGCCAAGGCCGACTCGGCTCACAAAAGACCAATACCTGGCTCGAATGAGGAACAGTCCCAAGCGGGATCCTATGCCCACTCTTCCGAAGAAAGATTCAAAACTATCATTGATCAAGCATGAGAATACACCAACAGCTAGTCCAG CCTGTACCCCACCATCAACACCTCCCCCAGAAGTCATCGAAAAGATCAAGTTGTCGAACAAGCGTAAATCTGCCATTCTACTACCCATGGGAATGCCGTCGAAGCGAGGTCGCGGCCAAGCCATGTCGATGCCTGTCCACTGCACAACACCAAAGATGCAGAAACTAGTGAAACAGAACTATGGTACTCCAATGAAACAGTCACTACCTCAACAGTCGAGCTCTGCTCTGCAAAAGAAATGCGAGCAAGCTTCTGAAACATTGGTGGGTTTAGACCATGACTATTGCTTCATGAGCAAATCTGGTGAGAACAGTCAAGTAAATTCAGTTCTGAGTGCAAGTAATCATGTGAAAACTGAGAACGATGACACGAATTCTCATGCGAGTGACGTCAATGAATCACATGGAAATATTAACCTGGATATATCCCTCGACAGTGGAAGCGTCTTGAAATCATTGTTGATATCGGGGAATAAGGAAAACACTCAAAAGGCTCTTGAAGAAGCTGCAGAGCAAATTGCGCTGAAAGAGCAGAGTTTACAGAATACGAACGAATGTGTGGATGCGGTCCAGGTCAATGTGgatgaaattgaaaactttgaaatgacCGAAACAAAAGCTGTACAATCGACACAAACCAGGAATACATTCAAGGGAAAGGAACACAGAAATTATCGTAGGAAGGACAATGTACAGGAGGAtaaaacatttgataagttACCTGGATACTTCACGACCTTGTCGCGACCAGTAAAGTCACTGAGGCCGGATATATTAGAAGTGTCGGCCACAACAGAGCAGCAAACAATTGAACGGGATATATCTCCAGAGAGACAAAACAATTCGGGCTTCAGCAAGCTACCTGCCTATCATAACTGCTTCACAAATAGTACGAAATATGACCGTGGGGCTTATATGTTGAGTGCATCAGAGGAGGAAGCGATACGTGATGCAGTCCTGGGACAAAGACGCCGGACGAACAGAAGATCACGATCAAGTTACAGTAGCAGATCTGCATCTTCTAGCTCAAGTTCGGGTCATTCAAGGTCACCATCAAGATCAAGGTCACCATCAAGATCAAGGTCGAGATCAATTTCAAG GACACGCTGTCGATCAAGATCAGGGTCAAGATACGGCTCAAGGCAAGGATCCAAATATGGTTCTAGACATGGGTCAAGATCTAGGCAAGGGTCAAGATATGGCTCAAGGTCAAGGAATGGTTCAAGGTCAAGACATGGCTCAAGGTCGCGAAATGGTTCGAGGTCTCACTCACGTGCCCAGTCTCGTTCCCGGATGAACAGGAAACCATATAATTCGAGGAAATATTCGAACAAACATCCAAGATCACGCTCTCGATCCTGGTCGAGATCAAGATCACGTTCCCGCTCATATTCTAGGTCGAGGTCAAGGTCGTTATCTAGTGAACGTGGTCCATGTCATCGCCGACGGAGGTCACGCTCGCCTTCCTATGAGTTGTACAGAGATGACGACAAGTCCCAGCAAATT GAGGAGCGTCGTATCATCTATGTGGGCAACATCCCCGCTGAATACACCAGGGTTGACCTCGAGAAACGGTTTGAGAGGTTTGGAGAGATAGAGGATATCAGTGTCCACTTCAGAGAACATGG GGACAATTATGGCTTTGTGACTTTTGCTTATACGTGCGATGCTTATGCTGCTAAAGAAA ACGGGAATAAAATTCCTGGCGTACTGAAGTTTGATTTGTGCTTCGGAGGACGGAGACAATTCTGCAAAAGTGATTACGCAGATTTAG ATGGTAACATCGAAATAGAAGAGGAATACAACGTTCAACCAAAGAAAACCGAATCGATGGATTTCGATATGCTCCTGAAAATGGCCAAGCAGAAGTTGAAAAGGTGA
- the LOC135489135 gene encoding serine/arginine repetitive matrix protein 2-like isoform X2: MTESWPGSLGHMGVLSTFKEEPSDKESHDEMMDIIKEAYAMEGGQIGIGEDFFGDIKKPFGYSEDDIMETWLQSNNDFHHTFPTQLHPFTHILPVDDKEHIKTHDVSSVSKEEMRILTSDSITDARNESAMNFLLNSCVEVGDNDAGNFEGIQASDMCSLLEQFETVSAQLNDESTNVTPSVSENVTPVVSANVSPSVSANVTPCVSACVTPAISAPPSPMVEAVDAEENIIVNVVDITSDSADEVRPSEPETRKVPTLTIKQEPNLTVIKEKPRPTRLTKDQYLARMRNSPKRDPMPTLPKKDSKLSLIKHENTPTASPACTPPSTPPPEVIEKIKLSNKRKSAILLPMGMPSKRGRGQAMSMPVHCTTPKMQKLVKQNYGTPMKQSLPQQSSSALQKKCEQASETLVGLDHDYCFMSKSGENSQVNSVLSASNHVKTENDDTNSHASDVNESHGNINLDISLDSGSVLKSLLISGNKENTQKALEEAAEQIALKEQSLQNTNECVDAVQVNVDEIENFEMTETKAVQSTQTRNTFKGKEHRNYRRKDNVQEDKTFDKLPGYFTTLSRPVKSLRPDILEVSATTEQQTIERDISPERQNNSGFSKLPAYHNCFTNSTKYDRGAYMLSASEEEAIRDAVLGQRRRTNRRSRSSYSSRSASSSSSSGHSRSPSRSRSPSRSRSRSISRTRCRSRSGSRYGSRQGSKYGSRHGSRSRQGSRYGSRSRNGSRSRHGSRSRNGSRSHSRAQSRSRMNRKPYNSRKYSNKHPRSRSRSWSRSRSRSRSYSRSRSRSLSSERGPCHRRRRSRSPSYELYRDDDKSQQIEERRIIYVGNIPAEYTRVDLEKRFERFGEIEDISVHFREHGDNYGFVTFAYTCDAYAAKENGNKIPGVLKFDLCFGGRRQFCKSDYADLDGNIEIEEEYNVQPKKTESMDFDMLLKMAKQKLKR, from the exons ATGACAGAATCCTGGCCTGGAAGTCTAGGGCACATGGGCGTCCTATCAACATTCAAG GAGGAGCCCAGTGACAAGGAGTCTCATGATGAGATGATGGATATTATCAAAGAGGCGTACGCGATGGAAGGCGGACAGATTGGCATTGGCGAAGATTTCTTTGGCGACATTAAAAAG ccgTTTGGATATAGTGAGGACGACATCATGGAAACATGGCTCCAAAGCAACAACGACTTCCACCACACGTTCCCAACTCAACTGCACCCGTTCACTCACATCTTACCCGTTGACGACAAGGAACACATAAAGACACATGATGTCAGCAGCGTGTCGAAGGAAGAAATGCGCATTCTGACCTCGGACTCGATCACCGATGCCCGTAATGAAAGTGCTATGAACTTCTTGCTGAACAGTTGTGTTGAAGTCGGAGATAATGATGCTGGTAATTTTGAAG GTATCCAAGCTTCAGATATGTGCAGTTTACTCGAGCAATTTGAGACCGTCTCCGCACAGCTTAACGATGAAAGTACCAACGTCACACCGTCTGTATCGGAGAATGTCACACCAGTTGTCTCAGCCAATGTCTCTCCGTCTGTCTCGGCAAATGTCACCCCGTGCGTGTCAGCTTGTGTTACACCAGCGATATCTGCTCCGCCGTCGCCAATGGTGGAAGCTGTGGATGCTGAGGAAAACATCATTGTCAATGTTGTTGACATTACCTCAGATTCTGCAGATGAGGTTCGACCAAG TGAACCTGAAACCAGAAAGGTACCTACGCTGACAATCAAACAAGAACCGAATCTGACAGTGATAAAGGAAAAGCCAAGGCCGACTCGGCTCACAAAAGACCAATACCTGGCTCGAATGAGGAACAGTCCCAAGCGGGATCCTATGCCCACTCTTCCGAAGAAAGATTCAAAACTATCATTGATCAAGCATGAGAATACACCAACAGCTAGTCCAG CCTGTACCCCACCATCAACACCTCCCCCAGAAGTCATCGAAAAGATCAAGTTGTCGAACAAGCGTAAATCTGCCATTCTACTACCCATGGGAATGCCGTCGAAGCGAGGTCGCGGCCAAGCCATGTCGATGCCTGTCCACTGCACAACACCAAAGATGCAGAAACTAGTGAAACAGAACTATGGTACTCCAATGAAACAGTCACTACCTCAACAGTCGAGCTCTGCTCTGCAAAAGAAATGCGAGCAAGCTTCTGAAACATTGGTGGGTTTAGACCATGACTATTGCTTCATGAGCAAATCTGGTGAGAACAGTCAAGTAAATTCAGTTCTGAGTGCAAGTAATCATGTGAAAACTGAGAACGATGACACGAATTCTCATGCGAGTGACGTCAATGAATCACATGGAAATATTAACCTGGATATATCCCTCGACAGTGGAAGCGTCTTGAAATCATTGTTGATATCGGGGAATAAGGAAAACACTCAAAAGGCTCTTGAAGAAGCTGCAGAGCAAATTGCGCTGAAAGAGCAGAGTTTACAGAATACGAACGAATGTGTGGATGCGGTCCAGGTCAATGTGgatgaaattgaaaactttgaaatgacCGAAACAAAAGCTGTACAATCGACACAAACCAGGAATACATTCAAGGGAAAGGAACACAGAAATTATCGTAGGAAGGACAATGTACAGGAGGAtaaaacatttgataagttACCTGGATACTTCACGACCTTGTCGCGACCAGTAAAGTCACTGAGGCCGGATATATTAGAAGTGTCGGCCACAACAGAGCAGCAAACAATTGAACGGGATATATCTCCAGAGAGACAAAACAATTCGGGCTTCAGCAAGCTACCTGCCTATCATAACTGCTTCACAAATAGTACGAAATATGACCGTGGGGCTTATATGTTGAGTGCATCAGAGGAGGAAGCGATACGTGATGCAGTCCTGGGACAAAGACGCCGGACGAACAGAAGATCACGATCAAGTTACAGTAGCAGATCTGCATCTTCTAGCTCAAGTTCGGGTCATTCAAGGTCACCATCAAGATCAAGGTCACCATCAAGATCAAGGTCGAGATCAATTTCAAG GACACGCTGTCGATCAAGATCAGGGTCAAGATACGGCTCAAGGCAAGGATCCAAATATGGTTCTAGACATGGGTCAAGATCTAGGCAAGGGTCAAGATATGGCTCAAGGTCAAGGAATGGTTCAAGGTCAAGACATGGCTCAAGGTCGCGAAATGGTTCGAGGTCTCACTCACGTGCCCAGTCTCGTTCCCGGATGAACAGGAAACCATATAATTCGAGGAAATATTCGAACAAACATCCAAGATCACGCTCTCGATCCTGGTCGAGATCAAGATCACGTTCCCGCTCATATTCTAGGTCGAGGTCAAGGTCGTTATCTAGTGAACGTGGTCCATGTCATCGCCGACGGAGGTCACGCTCGCCTTCCTATGAGTTGTACAGAGATGACGACAAGTCCCAGCAAATT GAGGAGCGTCGTATCATCTATGTGGGCAACATCCCCGCTGAATACACCAGGGTTGACCTCGAGAAACGGTTTGAGAGGTTTGGAGAGATAGAGGATATCAGTGTCCACTTCAGAGAACATGG GGACAATTATGGCTTTGTGACTTTTGCTTATACGTGCGATGCTTATGCTGCTAAAGAAA ACGGGAATAAAATTCCTGGCGTACTGAAGTTTGATTTGTGCTTCGGAGGACGGAGACAATTCTGCAAAAGTGATTACGCAGATTTAG ATGGTAACATCGAAATAGAAGAGGAATACAACGTTCAACCAAAGAAAACCGAATCGATGGATTTCGATATGCTCCTGAAAATGGCCAAGCAGAAGTTGAAAAGGTGA